Part of the Candidatus Methanogranum gryphiswaldense genome, CAATAGGCACAGTGATAGATACACCTCTGGTCCAAATTGAAGAATGCTTGTTCAGGGCAATGATAGACCACGGGTTTAAGTTCGACTTTGTTCAAAAACGGTTTTCCGTTCTTGGTCATAGCGTAACTCTTGTCTTTCACGACAAGTTCGAAGTCACCCTTATCGAAGGAAATTGACTTTTTTACCCTGAATCTGTCGAATGCGAATACCAATGAACCGTATCCTGCACCAGGACCTGCGGTGGAATGGGATACTCTGAAAGGAAATTCAAAATCCTCTGGTATTTTGACCGATCCTCCAAGTATGAGTTCGGCTTTCTTTTGGATCAGATCCTCTTCCATTTCACACCATCCGCGGAATCTTCTAGTTTATATCCTGCCGCGGCAAGTTTATCCCTGACCATATCTGCAAGTTCATACTGTTTACGTGATCTGAGTTCTTTACGTAGTTCGATTAAAATATTCATCAAAGAATCGAAAGCATCATCATCTTTTTGTTCGCCTTCAGGTAATATTCCCAAGATTTCATTGAATTCTCCCATCAAAGACAGGATCTTTTCTGCATCTTTCTTGGTCAGTTTCCTCTCTCCCATGGCCTTATTGGTCGTACGTGCCAATTGGAACATTTCTTCAATAGCTGCGCGGGTATTGAAATCATCATCCATGGCATCTTTGAATCTGGCCCTGGATCCTTCGATCATATCACATATGTCGCTGTTGCCTTCGGGTCCGGTCTTTGCATAGGATTGAAGGTCTTGGTAATTATTCCACAATCTTTTGAGTGCGACCTGTGCTTCATTCAGCATGTCCTCTCCATAGACCAGGGGGCTGCTGTAATGGGTGTTTAGGAAGTAGAAACGAATCGTATACTTATCGAATTTTTCAGTCACGTCTTTAACTCTGAAGAAGTTGCCAAGGGATTTTGACATTTTTTCTTCTTTAGAATTGCTTGCACCCTTCACTTGCAACATGCCGTTATGTATCCAGTAATTAGCCAGAGGTTTTCCTGTTGCCGCTTCGGATTGCAATATCTCATTTTCATGATGGGGGAAGATAAGGTCGTTCCCTCCACCATGTATGTCTATTGTCTCACCCAGGTGATGTCTGATCATAGCTGAGCATTCAATATGCCATCCTGGCCTGCCTTCTCCCCACGGTGAGCTCCAACTGCAGTGTTCCTCAGGCTTAGCTGCTTTCCATACTGCGAAATCCAAAGGATCCTTCTTTTGTTCATCCTGTGTTATGCGTCCCGAGGATTCCATGTCTTCGATCTTTCTGTTCGAGAGTTTACCGTAATCCTGTTTTTTTCTAACTGAGAAGTACACGCTGCCATCTGGTGTTGTGTAACCGTAACCGTTCTTGATGATCCCTTGGACCATGGCGATTATATCATCCATGCTCTCGCTGGCCTTAGGATAAATATCGGCCTTTTTTATACCAAGTTTCGCGGCATCTTTGAAATATTCTTCTATGTATCTTGTAGACAGCTCGAGAGGATCGATACCTTCTTTGTTGGCTTTGATGATGATCTTATCGTCAACATCAGTGAAATTTGTTACATGAGTGACATCGTAACCTGAATATCTGAGGTATCTGGCTATCATGTCGAATACGATCATGCTTCTTGCATGGCCCATATGAATGTCATCGTATACGGTGACCCCGCACACGTACATTTTGACTTTACCAGGTTCTATCGAAATGAATTCTTCTTTTTTATTGGTCAGATTATTGTGGATCATTAAAGACATGGTTCATTCCTTCTTGAATGTGGAGTTTTTAGGTATGGATAAATCTGCAAGGTCTTGAAGATTGGATGCTTCTTGAAGTTGTTTGATAGCTTCGCGTAATGCCTCTATTTCGCATTCCAATTGTTGAACGCGGTCTGATATGTAGTCTGGTAGATCATTATGTTTTAGAGGATCGTGTTTTACTCCGTCCTTCAATATGATCTTTCCAGGCACACCGACCACAGTGCAGTTTGGTGGAACATCTTTCAGGACGACTGACCCAGCCCCAATTCTGACGTTATCACCTATCGTTATGTTACCGAGGACGGTCGCATTAGCACCACAGACGATGTTGTTTCCGAGAGTTGGATGTCTTTTTCCTTTGTTAGCAGACACACCTCCCAATGTCACTCCTTGGTAGAGTGTGACATCATTGCCGATAATGGCCGTCTCACCGATGACCACACCTGTTGCATGGTCAATGAAGAATCCTTTGCCTATTGTTGCACCAGGGTGTATGTCGCACCCTGTTAGTTGATGTGCTTTGAAATTTATTTCCCTAGCTTCCATATATTTTCCCTGAAGCCAAAGTTCGTGACTCTCTCTGTACATACATACAGCATGCAGTCCAGTATGGAATTTGATTGCATCTTCCTCATTGATGATCGCAGGGTCGCGTTCCATCACTGCTTTTAGGTCATCGGGATCTATTCTCATGCTATCAGTACGTCAATGAATACCCCGTTTATTTATCTATTTATTAAGTCAACAATGATAACATCATTGCACATCAACGATAAATACGCGATTTTAATGTGATCACACACTTTCATTGATCGAATTCTTCCGGATCATTGTTACCAAATTTCACTGCTGGGCATGGTCCGTAGCAATCCTTGCAGAATATGCATTCATCTTCATGTATGGCGACTTTGCCATCTTCGATATAAAGGGCACCTGGTTTACATCTGGCCACACATAGTCCACATCCTACACATTGTTCGGCACGGACCACAAGTTGGAATGCTTCATTCATATGTTGTTTTGCGTCATTCTCTACATAGGCCTTGGATATTATGGCTCCATCACCGTAGAATGTGACATAGTCTGCTTCCAGATAATTCTCTTCCTCGTTATGGTTTATTACCCATCCCAATGCATGTGTGAAAGGTTTTAGTTTATGAAGGTCGATTGGTCTGGACAGTGCGGCTTCTATGCTATAGCCCATAGTGCAAGGTGAGTATCCTTCCTGTATCTTTATACCGACAGGGCCGCTGATAGATTTATTTGTTTTTTTGGTCAATTCGGGCACATCCTTTCCAGTGATTCTTTTTATCTCATCGCGAATAGATTGTGGAGCGGATTTCCATCTCCACAGTCCATAATCCTTCCATTCTGCGGGAAGCTCATTTTCCTTTGTGTAGTCGTCGAGGAATTTGTCCCATTGGGGATATCTGTCTGCAGACCTTACGATATCGAATTCAGCAAGATCTGATGCAGGACATAGGAAACATCCTATTCTGTCCAGCCCTTTGGTGTACCATATGTTGTAAGGCTCTTTGCGCATGAATATGTACATCCAGATGTGCATGGCACTCCAGTTCTGTATCGGAGATGCCCCTATTTGTCCTGGTGTCCAAGGGTTTTGCCATACGCGAGGTTTAGCATTTCTTGCTTCAGATTCGTATTTCCTTTGTCCTATGAACGATAGGACGCCATTGGGGAAATTCTTGTTTATTGCAGATACCATCGGTCCTAATTTATTCGTTTTGCAGCACCATCTGAAATCCTTTGCGGGCGGACCGAATTGTACTAAGTTGCCAAAGAAAGCATCCACTGGTGCTTTTTCTTCGATCAATTTTATGTTATGTCTTTGGCAGACATCATGCACATGTTCCACGGTCTCATTGAATTCAAGTCCCGTATCTATGAACATAGCAGGTATGTCCAATCCTGCATCTATGGACAGAAGCAAGGTGGCCAGTGAATCCTTTCCTCCAGAGAAGGAGACAACAGTTGGAAGATCGTATTTCACCATTGTGTTCCGCATGAAGCCCATGGCCTCTACGATCCTTTTATCCATGACGGCTCTGTTCGCTTCAACAGCGTCATCCCATGTATGAGGGGCACCCGGTGTTATGAATTCTTCGGGTTTGTACCATCTGGTCTTTACGCCGACTCCTTTTTCTTGTTTGAGCATGTCCTCAACGGACATTTTGGCGATACCTGTAGCTATCACTTTCATATCGGGGTCTACAATTATGACCTCATCCCCGTTCTTGATATCAGGATGCGCGTCCATTATTCCTGGACCCATGAGGTTCTTGCTCTCCTGTATGAATTTTATGGCTCCTGGATCGCAGACCACATATGCTCTTTTCAATTTTCCTTCTAGACGTATTGCGCCTTGTAGGCGTATTATGAATTGCCATCCTCTGCCGACGTCATACCTCATGGTGCCGACAACACAGCCATCCACCAGTACCTCGTCCATGCGGTCTATCGCAGGAGATTTGTTTAGTATGACCAGGTGACCTTCAGGGATGACCTCTTTACCCGAGCCCTCTCCAAAAAGACCATCTATGACCCCTCTTATGTGTTGTATGTCATTATCGAATGCTGGCCTGGAATCTGCCGGTGGTGTGAGTTCCATCTCTTTTGTCCTGGACCCGCAAACGGGACATTTATCTGTCTCGAGAATAGGTAGATTGCACTCAAAACACCATCTGAGGTGATTTTTTCCAAGTCTTATAGATCCCATAATTCCATCACTGTTCTACCTGCTATAGATGAAGGAGATAAATAATTTGGTGGATTGTAAATGAGTTTGTCGCTCCGTATATACGTTAACCCAATACGATTTCACTATGATAGATGGATTTCATGCAGGAATTAATCTTGTGATGATCAACAGGCCATGTTCTATAACATTCTCATTTTGAATTGATAGATGTTAACATTTGTATATCGCTTTTGATGTCATTTTAGATTATTTAGAGTCTTATGGACAAAGTTGTAATCTGGCCGTAGGTCCATTATCGGAACGTATAAATCGTTTCGATCAGATTAAGCTACTGGCTGTGTAAAAGTTATGGTGATGGTCGAGTGAGCAGTTACCCAGTGGACGAACGTGTAAGGGACATATTAGTTGTTGTCTTGGCATGTGGTGCTGGATGCATGGATGCATTTGCCATATTGGCCTTGGGAGGGGTATTCATTTTTGCCTTGACAGGCAACACGATATTCATGGCGATATCGATAGTGGATGGTAATTACGTCAAGCTACTCACAACCCTCATTGTATTTGCTGCATTTATTCCAGGTACTCTTTTGGGTACAAAGATGTTAAAATCATCAGAACCAGGGCAGTGTTGGAATTCTCAGATGACCAAAGCCATGAGCTTGGAAGCTGGTCTAATTTTTATTTTCTTTGTTCTGCTTTATTTGCGTGGCGACAATACTGAATTTGCATCATTGGTACTTCCTATTGCCGTCAGTAGTTTCGCAATGGGCCTCCAATTCTCAATCACCAGTAGGCTGGCAGTAAAGGGAGCGATGGTCATCATGATAACAGGGATGTTGATCAAGCTCTTCAATGAAATGGTCTTTCCAGATATCAAGGAGAAAGTAGAGATACCAGAAAAAAAGGCAATCACAGGTACAAAGAGGCCATTATCTGAAAACACATCCAGGTTCTTTGGTTTAGTATGGATATCGTTCTTCGTTGGGGCTTTACTCTCTGCTCTCTTGATAAGGGTAAATTTGCTTCTTCCAGTAATTTTCATACTAGCAATGGAAATTCTGATACTCTTGTTTGTGACGGTCGGAAGGAAGAAAATGGAGTCCACCCATTAAAGTAGTAATGTAAAGACGACCAATGGGGACAATCAGGTCAACTCAAAAGTCATCTTAATGATAGAGTGAACATTGAGGATGTCGATTTCAAAGATCTGTCTGATTTATCTCTTATAAAAAGACTAAATATATTAAACGACGTGGAGGCGTGAAAGTGATCTTATGAAGACTAAGATAAAAGCTTCCAGGCGTGCGTTGGGAATGGATTATGCGATTCGTGAAGTAGTAGTCCCAGCCGATGCTGCCGAGAAAAACGGCAAGAAGCTTTACAAACTTAACATAGGTGACCCAAATAAATGGGATTTTGAGACACCCGAGTACTTCAAGAACACACTGAGAGAGGCCGTGGATAATACCGATAACGGGTATGGGGATTCCCAGGGTAACCTCAATCTCAGAGAAGCGATAGTTCAGAGAGAACGTGAGAAACACGGAGTGAAAATAACATCGAACGATGTCTATGTCACGGCCGGACTCAGCGAATGCATAAATGTGCTAATGGCAACTCTCATCGAGCCAGGAGACGAGGTGCTCGTTCCTGGGCCAGGGTATCCATCCTACGCACAGTATACGAATTTTTACGAGGGAAAGATCGTACCATATGAGCAGATCGAAAGAGAAGAATGGCGTCCAGACATCGATATGATGCGCGATCGCATTACCGATAGGACAAAAGCACTGGTGGTCATAAATCCAAATAATCCAACCGGTGCAGTTTATTCTGAAAAAGATCTGAGGGCTATCGGTGACATCGCAGCAGAATACAACATTCCCCTCATATCGGATGAGATCTACGATAAGATCGTATTCAAAGGTAATTTCTTTTCATTGTCCAGATTACCGGATGATGTTCCGAGGATAATCATGAATGGTTTTTCCAAGGTCAATCTTATGCCTGGATGGAGAGAAGGATATTGTTACTTCATGGATAAGAATGGGCTCATGGATGAGATACGTGAGGGCATGATGAAACAATTCCGCGTCAGGATTTGTCCCAATGTTCCTTGTCAGGAAGCGGCGCGGGCATCACTTCAAGGACCTCAAGATTACATAGTCGATATGAATCGCAAACTCAAGGAGAGGGCTGATTTCACATATAAGAGGTTGAATGAGATCCCAGGGATATCCACAAGAAGGGCAATGGGTGCGTTATACATGTTCCCCAAGGTAGAACTTGGTAACACCTGGAAGTCTGACAAGGATTTCGTATTCGATCTCATAAAAGAAGAAGGGGTCGTATTCGTCCATGGTTCTGGATTCTGTAAAGAATTCGGGCAGTCTCACTTCAGAACTATCTTGTTACCTCCGATGGAAACTTTGGAAGAGGCGTACGATCTCTTTGAGAAGTTCATGGTAAGACATCAATGATGGCTTGAATCTTTACGAAAACATTAAATGGCCGGGAAATTCCCGGCATGAATTTTTAAACTTTTTCTAATCTTTTCAGCATCTTTACTGCCGCATCTACTACATCGCGACCTTTTTCAATACGATCTACAGCTTGGAGTTGAGTCATATTCGGTCCTGTAATTCCGAAGGCGACAGGTTTGTTGTATTTCAACGAAAGATCCGCAATCTGTCTGGATGCTTGTGATATGACTATCTGATCATGATCGGTCTCTCCTTTGATGACAGCTCCAATCGTTATCACGGCATCTACGTCTGTCTTTTCAAGCATGGTCTGTACTGCAAGGGGGATCTCGAATACCCCAGGTACCATTATTGTCTTGCTTATTTGGACGTCAAGGAATTCGGCTTCTGCCTTAGCCCTTTCGATCATCATCATCGTAACGTCATAGTTGAATTCCGCTGCTACCATTCCTAGTTTGTATTTTGCCATTTTATCACCTGTATTGTACTGG contains:
- the ribH gene encoding 6,7-dimethyl-8-ribityllumazine synthase, producing MAKYKLGMVAAEFNYDVTMMMIERAKAEAEFLDVQISKTIMVPGVFEIPLAVQTMLEKTDVDAVITIGAVIKGETDHDQIVISQASRQIADLSLKYNKPVAFGITGPNMTQLQAVDRIEKGRDVVDAAVKMLKRLEKV
- a CDS encoding aminotransferase class I/II-fold pyridoxal phosphate-dependent enzyme yields the protein MKTKIKASRRALGMDYAIREVVVPADAAEKNGKKLYKLNIGDPNKWDFETPEYFKNTLREAVDNTDNGYGDSQGNLNLREAIVQREREKHGVKITSNDVYVTAGLSECINVLMATLIEPGDEVLVPGPGYPSYAQYTNFYEGKIVPYEQIEREEWRPDIDMMRDRITDRTKALVVINPNNPTGAVYSEKDLRAIGDIAAEYNIPLISDEIYDKIVFKGNFFSLSRLPDDVPRIIMNGFSKVNLMPGWREGYCYFMDKNGLMDEIREGMMKQFRVRICPNVPCQEAARASLQGPQDYIVDMNRKLKERADFTYKRLNEIPGISTRRAMGALYMFPKVELGNTWKSDKDFVFDLIKEEGVVFVHGSGFCKEFGQSHFRTILLPPMETLEEAYDLFEKFMVRHQ
- a CDS encoding phosphoadenosine phosphosulfate reductase family protein produces the protein MGSIRLGKNHLRWCFECNLPILETDKCPVCGSRTKEMELTPPADSRPAFDNDIQHIRGVIDGLFGEGSGKEVIPEGHLVILNKSPAIDRMDEVLVDGCVVGTMRYDVGRGWQFIIRLQGAIRLEGKLKRAYVVCDPGAIKFIQESKNLMGPGIMDAHPDIKNGDEVIIVDPDMKVIATGIAKMSVEDMLKQEKGVGVKTRWYKPEEFITPGAPHTWDDAVEANRAVMDKRIVEAMGFMRNTMVKYDLPTVVSFSGGKDSLATLLLSIDAGLDIPAMFIDTGLEFNETVEHVHDVCQRHNIKLIEEKAPVDAFFGNLVQFGPPAKDFRWCCKTNKLGPMVSAINKNFPNGVLSFIGQRKYESEARNAKPRVWQNPWTPGQIGASPIQNWSAMHIWMYIFMRKEPYNIWYTKGLDRIGCFLCPASDLAEFDIVRSADRYPQWDKFLDDYTKENELPAEWKDYGLWRWKSAPQSIRDEIKRITGKDVPELTKKTNKSISGPVGIKIQEGYSPCTMGYSIEAALSRPIDLHKLKPFTHALGWVINHNEEENYLEADYVTFYGDGAIISKAYVENDAKQHMNEAFQLVVRAEQCVGCGLCVARCKPGALYIEDGKVAIHEDECIFCKDCYGPCPAVKFGNNDPEEFDQ
- the cysE gene encoding serine O-acetyltransferase, with protein sequence MRIDPDDLKAVMERDPAIINEEDAIKFHTGLHAVCMYRESHELWLQGKYMEAREINFKAHQLTGCDIHPGATIGKGFFIDHATGVVIGETAIIGNDVTLYQGVTLGGVSANKGKRHPTLGNNIVCGANATVLGNITIGDNVRIGAGSVVLKDVPPNCTVVGVPGKIILKDGVKHDPLKHNDLPDYISDRVQQLECEIEALREAIKQLQEASNLQDLADLSIPKNSTFKKE
- a CDS encoding DUF1275 domain-containing protein codes for the protein MSSYPVDERVRDILVVVLACGAGCMDAFAILALGGVFIFALTGNTIFMAISIVDGNYVKLLTTLIVFAAFIPGTLLGTKMLKSSEPGQCWNSQMTKAMSLEAGLIFIFFVLLYLRGDNTEFASLVLPIAVSSFAMGLQFSITSRLAVKGAMVIMITGMLIKLFNEMVFPDIKEKVEIPEKKAITGTKRPLSENTSRFFGLVWISFFVGALLSALLIRVNLLLPVIFILAMEILILLFVTVGRKKMESTH
- the cysS gene encoding cysteine--tRNA ligase, with the protein product MSLMIHNNLTNKKEEFISIEPGKVKMYVCGVTVYDDIHMGHARSMIVFDMIARYLRYSGYDVTHVTNFTDVDDKIIIKANKEGIDPLELSTRYIEEYFKDAAKLGIKKADIYPKASESMDDIIAMVQGIIKNGYGYTTPDGSVYFSVRKKQDYGKLSNRKIEDMESSGRITQDEQKKDPLDFAVWKAAKPEEHCSWSSPWGEGRPGWHIECSAMIRHHLGETIDIHGGGNDLIFPHHENEILQSEAATGKPLANYWIHNGMLQVKGASNSKEEKMSKSLGNFFRVKDVTEKFDKYTIRFYFLNTHYSSPLVYGEDMLNEAQVALKRLWNNYQDLQSYAKTGPEGNSDICDMIEGSRARFKDAMDDDFNTRAAIEEMFQLARTTNKAMGERKLTKKDAEKILSLMGEFNEILGILPEGEQKDDDAFDSLMNILIELRKELRSRKQYELADMVRDKLAAAGYKLEDSADGVKWKRI